A genomic stretch from Podospora pseudoanserina strain CBS 124.78 chromosome 3, whole genome shotgun sequence includes:
- the RPB5 gene encoding DNA-directed RNA polymerases II 24 kDa polypeptide (RNA polymerase II subunit 5) (EggNog:ENOG503NVDE; COG:K; BUSCO:EOG09264904), with translation MSDDFGSGNIHDKEVSRLWRAWRTIHEMVADRGYELAEEEIKMPLDEFKRKFTNGDGSPNRSIMSFSARPSASMIKKFTPPPTASNPDPAPECGTIWVEFCPEKTSIGISVMKKFVEHCANNSYKAGILVTAVALSAQARKVMTVTSQYTLIECFLEEDLLVNITHHELVPTHILLSREEKMALLKRYRLKETQLPRILQKDPIARYLGLKRGQVVKIVRISETAGRYASYRLCV, from the exons ATGTCCGACGACTTTGGCAGTGGCAACATCCACGACAAGGAGGTGTCGCGACTCTGGCGCGCATGGAGGACCATCCACGAGATGGTCGCTGACCGG GGCTACGAAttggccgaggaagaaatCAAGATGCCCCTCGACGAGTTTAAGAGAAAGTTCACCAACGGCGACGGTTCCCCAAA CCGCTCAATAATGTCCTTCTCCGCCCGTCCCTCCGCCAGCATGATCAAAAAGttcacccctccaccaacggCCTCCAACCCTGACCCTGCCCCCGAATGCGGCACTATCTGGGTCGAGTTCTGCCCCGAGAAGACGTCCATCGGCATTTCAGTTATGAAGAAGTTTGTCGAGCACTGCGCCAACAACTCATACAAGGCCGGCATTCTCGTCACCGCCGTCGCTCTCTCCGCCCAAGCCCGCAAGGTCATGACCGTGACCAGCCAGTACACCCTGATCGAGTGCTTCCTTGAGGAGGatctcctcgtcaacatcacccaccacgAGCTGGTCCCAACCCATATTCTTCTGAgcagggaggagaagatggcctTGCTCAAGAGATACAGGCTGAAGGAGACGCAGCTCCCACGAATCCTGCAAAAGGATCCCATCGCGAGATATTTGGGGCTGAAGAGGGGGCAGGTGGTCAAGATTGTGAGAATCAGCGAGACGGCCGGTCGCTATGCTAGTTACAGACTCTGTGTTTAA
- the BFR1 gene encoding multicopy suppressor of BFA (Brefeldin A) (BUSCO:EOG09264HOY; COG:S; EggNog:ENOG503NY6E): protein MATESTAPAAAAAPTGPIRRPDEALFKEQEAKLDKEVRALQDKIKAVNNQIDLAAPRKDQESQNPTQIRRQELIKRLNEIKEQQGGGKKDRASKFDQIKRHEETVKRLINESKADRAKLPVKNLEELEEKIARLERDVNSGMMKLVDEKKALNEISNLRKQKKLFGGFEQQQKLIDEHKAKIKEIKDSLDTPEAKKLSEEYATLQAELDVIKAEQNTARDNLGKLRDERTKLKIERDAKYAELRALRDEYFTQKKAAAAYEREQKAKRAEREAAEREKYAKEKRMERAKAMLAEASEPAFLEEIRRANSLLHFFDPSHQTVEKAPLVANKGLGATDIRKVEADGLKGVRLVRKEDRDEDYLPAAKKGKKGKKNKAAEGGVAASGKFSLPPAVMDDCKTLGINLPSGAADVPAAIDAIKAKLANWKANQEAETKKNVEKAKKEIERLEAEERGEVVSNGEAKEDKAVAETTKAVEDVSLEEKKADEPAKAEEVETAA from the exons ATGGCTACTGAAAGCACCGCtccggccgccgccgccgcccctACGGGCCCAATCCGCCGACCTGATGAGGCTCTGTtcaaggagcaggaggctaAGCTTGACAAGGAGGTCAGAGCTCTGCAGGACAAGATT AAAGCTGTAAACAACCAGATTGATCTTGCTGCTCCTAGAAAGGACCAGGAGTCCCAGAATCCAACCCAGATTCGCAGACAGGAGCTCATCAAGCGCCTCAACGAGATCAAGGAACAGCAGGGTGGTGGTAAGAAGGACCGCGCTTCCAAGTTCGACCAAATCAAGCGCCATGAAGAGACCGTGAAGCGCCTTATCAACGAGAGCAAGGCCGACCGTGCCAAGCTGCCCGTCAAGAACCTGGAGGAActcgaggagaagattgcCCGTCTCGAGCGCGATGTTAACTCCGGCATGATGaagcttgttgatgagaagaaggcgctTAACGAGATCTCCAACCTCCGCAAGCAGAAAAAGTTGTTTGGCGGCTTTGAGCAACAGCAGAAGCTGATTGATGAgcacaaggccaagatcaaggagatcaaggacagCTTGGACACtcccgaggccaagaagctgagCGAGGAATACGCTACTCTTCAGGCCGAACTCGACGTCATCAAGGCTGAGCAGAACACTGCCCGTGACAACCTCGGCAAGCTCAGGGATGAGCGTACCAAGCTCAAGATCGAGAGGGATGCAAAATACGCCGAGCTCAGGGCTCTCAGAGATGAATACTTCACtcagaagaaggccgccgcTGCCTACGAGCGTGAGCAAAAGGCCAAGCGCGCCGAGCGTGAAGCTGCTGAGCGCGAGAAGTATGCTAAAGAGAAGCGCATGGAGCGTGCCAAGGCGATGCTCGCTGAGGCTTCCGAGCCTGCTTTCCTTGAGGAGATTCGCCGCGCCAACAGCCTCCTTCACTTTTTCGACCCCTCTCACCAGACTGTCGAGAAGGCCCCTCTTGTTGCCAACAAGGGTCTGGGTGCCACCGACATCCGCAAGGTTGAGGCCGACGGCCTGAAGGGCGTTCGCCTTGTGCGCAAGGAGGACCGCGACGAGGACTATCTCCCtgcggccaagaagggcaagaagggcaagaagaacaaggcggccgagggtggtgtcGCCGCCTCTGGCAAATTCAGCTTGCCCCCTGCCGTGATGGACGACTGTAAGACTCTCGGTATCAACCTTCCGTCCGGCGCTGCCGATGTCCCTGCTGCCATTGATGCAATCAAGGCTAAGCTCGCGAACTGGAAGGCCAACCAGGAGgccgagaccaagaag AACgtcgagaaggccaagaaggaaatTGAGCGcctcgaggccgaggagcgcGGAGAGGTTGTCTCTAACGGAGAGGCTAAGGAGGACAAGGCAGTTGCCGAGACCACCAAGGCTGTCGAGGACGTCAGtcttgaggagaagaaggccgatgAGCCCgccaaggctgaggaggtcGAGACCGCTGCCTAG